actggcaaatacctgctctgctagagttaataactctgctacactatacttgtgtgacactttttgagggccacaccacagatattaaacttcttgttcattgaatatacgcagtgggtgcttccctaagctaaaaaggaaaagaaattatatttggcctgcctgtgtcagtcctaaggtctgcgtgtacgtgtgtgctgcgtgtacaacgtacaaaaatcagacgcaaccagctacgctttactgcagcctagcgccattgtctttcctgactggcaaatacctgctctgctagagttaataactctgctacactatacttgtgtgacactttttgagggccacaccacagatattaaacttcttgttcattgaatatacgcagtgggtgcttccctaagctaaaaaggaaaagaaattatatttggcctgcctgtgtcagtcctaaggtctgcgtgtacgtgtgtgctgcgtgtacaacgtacaaaaatcagacgcaaccagctacgctttactgcagcctagcgccattgtctttcctgactggcaaatacctgctctgctagagttaataactctgctacactatacttgtgtgacactttttgagggccacaccacagatattaaaattcttgttcattgaatatacgcagtgggtgcttccctaagctaaaaaggaaaagaaattatatttggcctgcctgtgtcagtcctaaggtctgcgtgtacgtgtgtgctgcgtgtacaacgtacaaaaatcagacgcaaccagctacgctttactgcagcctagcgccattgtctttcctgactggcaaatacctgctctgctagagttaataactctgctacactatacttgtgtgacactttttgagggccacaccacagatattaaacttcttgtttttcattgaatacacgcagtggggtcttccctttgcaaaaaagcgaaaacattatatttggcctgcaggcttgcgccaatttatttcctgcctgggaaatcaaatcactggtaatacagcatgctgaggggtaggggtaagcctagaggacgtggacgtggacgtggccgaggacgcggagggccaagtgagggtgtgggcacaggccgagctcctgatccaggtgtgtcgcagccgactgctgcgcgattaggagagaggcatgtttctggcgcccccacattcatcgcccaattaatgggtccacgcgggagacctttattagaaaatgagcagtgtgagcaggtcctatcctggatggcagaaagtgcttcgagcaagctatcatccacccacagttctgcgccatccactgctgcaaatccgaatcctctgtctgctgctcctccttcctcccagcctcctccctccactacaatgacacctgctcaggagcgggcaaactcccaggaactgttctcgggcccctgcttagattgggcagcagcggttcctctcccaccagaggagtttatcgtcaccgatgcccaaccattcgaaagttcccggggtccgggggaagaggctggggacttccgccaactgtctcaagaactttctgtgggtgaggaggacgatgacgatgagacacagttgtcttgcagtgaggtagtagtaagtgcagtaagtccaagggagcagcgcacagaggattcggaggaagagcagcaggacgatgaggtgactgaccccacctggtgtgcaacgcctactcaggacaggtcttcagagggggaggcaagggcatcagcagggcaggttgcaagaggcagtgcggtggccaggggtagaggcagggccagaccgaataatccaccaagtgtttcccaaagcacaccctcgcgccatgccaccctgcagaggccgaggtgctctaaggtctggcagtttttcacagagacgcctgacgaccgacgaacagtggtgtgcaacctttgtcgcgccaagatcagccggggagccaccaccaacagcctcaccaccaccagcatgcgcagacatatgatggccaagcaccccacaaggtgggacgaaggccgttcaccgcctccggtttgcaccgctgcctctccccctgtgccccaacctgccactgagatacaacccccctctcaggacacaggcacaaccgtctcatgacctgcacccacagcctcacctccgctgtcctcggccccatccaccaatgtctcgcaccgcacagtccagccgtcgctagcgcaagtgttggagcgcaagcgcaagtacgcaaccacgcacccgcatgctcaatcgttaaccgtccacatagccaaatttatcagccttgagatgctgccgtatagggttgtggaaacggagtccttcaaagctatgatggcaacggcggccccgcgctactcagttcccagtcgccactacttttccggatgtgccgtcccagccctgcacgaccacgtctcccgcaacattgtacgcgccctcaccaatgcggttagtgacaaggtccacttaactacggacacgtggacaagcacaggtgggcagggccactacatctccctgacggcacattgggtgaatttagtggaggctgggacagagtcagagcctgggaccgctcacgtcctacccacccccagaattgcgggccccagctcggtggtggtatctgcggcggtgtatgcttcttccactaaagcaccctcctcctcctcctcctcctcaacctctgtctcgcaatctagatgtgtcagcagcagcaggacgtcgccagcagtcggtgtcgcgcggcgtggcagcacagcggtgggcaagcgtcagcaggccgtgctgaaactactcagcttaggagataggaggcacacggcccacgaactgctgcagggtctgacagagcagaccgaccgttggcttgcgccgctgagcctccaaccgggcatggtcgtgtgtgacaacgggcgtaacctggtggcggctctgcagctcggcagcctcacgcacgtgccatgcctggcccacgtctttaatttggtgattcagcgctttctgaaaagctacccacgcttgtcagacctgctcgtaaaggtgcgccggctctgcgcacatttccgcaagtcccacacggacgctgccaccctgcgcaccctgcaacattgctttaatctgccagtgcaccgactgctgtgcgacgtgcccacacggtggaactctacgctccacatgttggctaggctctatgagcagcgtagagctatagtggaataccaactccaacatgggcggcgcagtgggagtcagcctcctcaattcttttcagaagagtgggcctggttggcagacatctgccaggtccttcgaaactttgatcagtctacccaggtggtgagcggcgatgctgcaatcattagcgtcaccattcctctgctatgcatcttgagaagttccctgcaaaccataaaggcagccgctttgcgctcggaaacagagccgggggaagacagtatgtcgctggatagtcagagcaccctcctgtctatatctcagcgcgttcaggaggaggaggaggaggaggaggatgaggaggatgaggaggagggggaagagacagcttggcccactgctgacggtacccatgctggttgcctgtcatcatttcagcgtgtatggcctgaggaggaggaggaggaggaggatcctgaaagtgatcttcctagcgcggacagccatgtgttgcgtacaggtaccctggcacacatggctgacttcatgttaggatgcctttctcgtgaccctcgcattcaacgcattctggccactacggattactgggtgtacacactgctcgacccacgctataaggagaaccttcccagtctcattcccgaagaggaaaggggttcgagagtgttgctataccacaggaccctggcggacaagctgatggtaaaattcccatccgacagcgctagtggcagaaggcgcagttccgagggccatgtagcaggggaggtgcgtagatcgagcagcatgtacatcccaggcagtgcaacagtctttaagggcctggccagctttatggctccccagcaagactgtgtcaccgctccccagtcaaggctgagtcggcgggagcactgtaaaaggatggtgagggagtacgtagccgatcgcacgaccatcctcggtgacgcctctgccccctacaactactgggtgtcgaagctggacacgtggcctgaactagcgctgtatgccctggaggtgcttgcttgtcctgcggctagcgtcttgtcggagagggtgtttagtgcggctgggcgaatcatcacagataagcgtacccgcctgtcaaccgacagtgccgacaggctaacactcatcaagatgaacaaagcctggatttccccagacttctcttctccaccagcggacagcagcgatacgtaagcaatacgtaggctgcacccgcggatggaagctacgttctctctcaccatccaaaacggggacatttctgcttcatcaatctgtgtctaatattcctcctcctcctcctcctgctcctcctcctgaaacctcacgtaatcacgctgaacgggcaatttttcttagggccacaaggctcactcataatttttctaaacaatttttagatgtttcaatgctctgaaaagcgttggaactttaacttgaaccaatttttcgttaaactgggctgcctccaggcctagttaccacttaagccacattaaccaaagcgattaatgggtttcacctgccctcttggttggccatggccaatttttttcaggtacattagtactgttgatacagcaatttttgtgggccatcgcctacagtgtaatcaaataaatttttagcccacctgcattaagcacgacattactacctcagctgtgttgggcactgcaatgggatatttttatgtaccgccggtgggttccaggaagccacccatgctgtcggtcgacagggacttcaccatagggagttgtacctgcctgtgtctatgaattaaaaagcccggtctgactggggcatgcagagacaccttgacagaatgaatagtgtgtgacacataggttccccattgctatgcccacgtgtgcagctcctgatggctgtggcacaggattttatttctcattgcttctgtacagcattgtgggctatcgccccgccactttggtgtgcgctgtgggggggaggggggggggcggttgggcagcatgtaacccaggagaagtggcagtggagtgtcatgcaggcagtgattgtgctttgttggaggtagtgtggtgcttagctaaggtatgccatgctaatgagggcttttcagaagtaaaagtttttgggaggggggggcccactcttgccgctattgtggcttaatagtgggacctgtgaacttgagatgcagcccaacatgtagcccctcgcctgccctatccgttgctgtgtcgttcccatcactttcttgaattgcccagattttcacacaaggaaaccttagcgagcatcggcgaaatacaaaaatgctcgggtcgcccattgacttcaatggggttcgttactcgaaacgaaccctcgagcatcgcgaaaagttcgtcccgaataacgagcacccgagcattttggtgctcgctcatctctaatatttatccaTCCCTAAAGAAATTTAGCTTCAGTTTAGATTATATTTGATTGTTCTAGAGAATTTACAATGAATTCCTTAAAAGAAATGTGTCATTAAAAATGATCAATTCGATAAATGACGTTCCTATGTTAAACAGATTTAAGGATTTttgggaattttcaaaaattttcaaTTTCACGATCTACAGTATATTACAAAAAAAcctcctaaaatcctgcagtttacaTAATGATCATTAAGCCTAATAAAATTCTCACACATCTGATTCTGTAGAAAAATGtctcagcaatagagatgagcgagcaccaaaatgctcgagtgctcattactcgagtcgaactttcagtgatgctcgagagttcgtttcgagtaacgaaccccattgaagtcaatgggcgactcgagtatttttgtatatgactggtgctccgctaaggttttcatttgtgaaaatcttagcaaatcaccaaagtcatgtaaaaaacatagaaatggatagggcaggcgacgagcaacatgcagggctgcatttcgggctccgaggcctcactattaagccacaatagtggcaagagtgggaccccctccccccactgtcagaataacgatcattctcctcttccacagctgtaacagctgtggcagagaggaacgatgttagcccattgaattcaatgaagccggcaatacagccggctccattgaaagcaatgggctgccggagagtgcgggatgaattttcgggaagggcttaaaaatataagcccttacctgaaaaagaaagattttagtgtaaaaaagaataaaaatgcaggcattctcttcaatggagccgctgctgctgccggcgactccattgaagacaatggtccgctggcacacctgaattctttttcagggaagggctttacatataagccattccctggaaatgaattaaaagtgatttaaaaaaaaaaaaaatagatactcacctctagagatgagcgagcgtactcggaaaagcactactcgctcgagtaatttgctttatccgagtatcgctgtgctcgtccctgaagattcgggtgccgctgcggctgacaggtgagtcgcagcggggagaaggggagagcgggcgggagagagggagagaaagatcttacctccgttcctctccgctctcccctgcagctccccgttccgtgccggcacccgaatcttcagggacgagcacagccatactcggataaagcaaattactcgagcgagtagtgcttttccgagtacgctcgctcttctcgactcacctcccttcagctgccggggcacagccgcgtcttctcctgctgtcccctgcactgtggtgctgaactgctgtcattcagctgagagctgcgctgagccaatcagaggcagcactcactcacccattcatgaattcatgaatgggtgtgagtgagatctgcctctgattggtcaggctgtgaccaattagaggcagctcattcagcaggcggggattttaaatccccggctgctgaatactacagagagtagTTCAGgggaactgccagctggccgcagctgaactccgtctgccgggacaaggtgagtatatatatatttttttatttttacacatttctggatgaattgcagggaagggcttatatatttaaacccttcccgaaaattcattgtgtgatcgccggcagcccattgctttcaatggagccggctgtattgccggctccattgaattcaatgggctaacatcgttctgccgggacaaggtgagtatatttttttttttactttttacacattttaggatgattttcaggcaagggcttatatttttaaacccttcccgaaaattcatcccgcgctagccggcagcccattgctttcaatagagccggctgtattgccggctccattgaattcaatggtcagtgctcgtttaacgagcatctcgagcaccctaatactcgaacgagcatcaagctcggacgagtatgctcgctcatctctactcagcaatCATCTTATCACCAGCAGGATTACAATAAGTGGTGACACATATAtaaagatgtgattgttctccaTAAAAGAAactaagcaatcttgtagatatgatacctttcaatggctaacaaaaataaatgttatagcaagctttcaaacctacttagggctcttcctcaggcttataaaAGATAACATATAAAGATAACATAGGATACATTATTCACAATAGTTGATCAGAGGTCGCCACCCCCCCACTccatgcacaatgacctctgcatgtCACAGAACACAGCTAGAAAAGTCTGCCAGAGAAGTTGATAGTTCAACTTGTCCTGATTGTGTGAATCCCTTACGATTTATACTTTAAAGTACATGTAAGCAGCAAATGGAAAAGGACATTGCCCATAGTCAAGCACGaagatatgtatataatatataggcacagacatggtgtgattaatttgcacttttaaaaaaatttcagaacaggatgagtagacattaaatacttaattagtccaacgataagggatgtgaaagttttatggtccccaaATTGGAGTAAGTTGGAAAGCTCGTTATATCATcatgttttttgttagccattaaaaggtatcatatctacaagattatttggtttctcttgctgagaacaatcacatttttcatcTGTAGTAGGTTTGTGTAATTTCTGTACACTAGGTATATGCTAgacctttaaaagggttttgtcatttgCAAAATACTTGATAAAACTTACTTCTTGCAACCCAGTAAGAGTCCTGCACTGTACTCCCTCTTCCAGATCTATGCCATGCTCTGAGATTTCCAATAGGTCATGTGACTATGCTGAATCCCGATTCTTACATTTCCAATGATGTAGCTTTCCTTGTAAGCTGTTTACTTCCAGCCAGGGCACTGAATGCTCTGTCACTAGTGACTCAGTGTTCACTCCTTGGTCAGAACTGCTGAATCCTTGGCTGTTTTGGACACAGTGGGCAAACAGCATTGATGACTTCATAGCTTGTTACGCTTCAATAGTCACTCTTTGAATCTACAGCGTGAATGGCTATAGGTAACTGGAGTCTCGATATGGCCGTGCTGAAGTGAAGTAGGTGGGACTAGACTATATATTGTAGAGTAGTGAAATGGgcagaagcagtgctctgaggtTAGAAGTAGTGCTACAGCGCTATTACTCATAGGAATTGACCCTGCTGGCCAGAGGTGGAAGTGCTGCGCTGCCATTGCTGCTCATGTAAACCAGCATGAACAGTTGACAAATGGACACAAGGGGAGCATGGCAGCAAAAATAAAGTATTCGATTTGAAGGTTGGATCACATTTAAGGCTGTGCTGGGCAGAAGAGTAGCCATATTAAAATTAAGCTTACATGACAAAGCCCAATAAAGTTTATTGTCATTTTACAATATAATTTTTATATTAGTTTACAATTAGATTATTTTAAGACGTAAAGCATACCTCTCTCCCTTGCGCAGAAGTTCAAATCCTTCATTGATCTTCTCAAGTGGTAATTTGTGAGTTATCAGACCATCAAGCTCAAATTTCTTATTCATATAGTCCTCCACAAGTTTTGGCACATCATCTTTAGTCTTCCAACCTTTCCCAACAAACACAATTGTTATTCATAGACCACAAGAAGCTGTTGGCAAAAAGTGCATCAGGTGTGTCACCCCTTATTCCTCATAGATGCTAACTTCTTGCCGAGGAGGGCCCTCACTCCTATTCTTCAGATTGCTTATtagtaatactgtatgtaatgccTTATTTGGTCCGTACATGTACCCGCTGGTTTGTAAAGTCCAGTGAAATTTGTTGTCGCTATATAATGATTATAATTATACATTTTTAACTACATACTATACAGCAAAAGAAATGCAAACTATGatgatggaatttttttttcatacccttccctcaaaaaaaaaacacaaaaagagaaacaaagcAAACTGATATGTTGGAACTTATGTTgcaattgaaaaaaatacaactctacCTGCCTCAAATAAGCATAAGCAATGTGAAACATGCGGTTAAAACCAGGCAGATGTACTGTAGTTTAAACTAGGTACATTGGGGTTACTACTGTGACCTTCATGATGTTACTGTTTTGTGAGGCAAACGGGTTTTTAATTTAGTAACTCCAATGTGCTTCATTTTACCCAAATGCACCTTGATTTACTGTTGGTGTTCAGCTCAGACATTCACCTGATGACAGACTCAAGTCAACTTTTATACAATGTGGTTGACTAGCTCTGCGTTGTACGATACAAACGAAAATCATCACCAATTGCACAGTCTTTACACAAGTTCTAATACCTATTCTCAAAATGTTCTATATAATGTATTACCTCCTAAAACAGATCCACACAGAATTCGCCCGGTCAGCATTAACATGGGATCAAATGTCATGGTAGCATTTGAAGGAGCTACGCCTACAATCACAGTTTTTCCACAGCCAAAGAAACTGGATGAAAGAGCAGATGTCTaatggaaaaacacaaaaaagtataataaaataaaaaacaactcacTATGACTTCTATGGTTACTGTTCTGTCAATattgaactgggacccagatttTCTAAGAGAGATGGCTGGCATTTATTGTTTCATAATTTACGatagtaaatttttttttgtcgtcCACATACCATGACTCCAATGTTTCCAATAACCTCAAAGGCATAGTCTACTCCGCCATCAGTCATCTCTGCCAACACTTCATGGATAGGTCGGTCGTAATCTTTGGGGTTGATACATTCAGTGGCTCCAAGCTCTTTGGCTTTTGCAAATTTGTCGCAGTTTATATCAACTCCAATAATCTTGGCTGCACCAGCTACTTTACATCCAATAATCACAGACAAGCCAACTCCTCCCAGACCAAATACTACACAGGAAGAGCCGGGTTTGACCTGTAATAAGTGAAATAGTAGAACAGTTGCATCAACTGCTGAAAATGTGAAAAGCTAAAGCATTAACATGGTTTTCCAGTCCTgtaaatattgatgatctatcctctgtATGAGTTACCTACACTACATCAGCCTAGCTCCAACACAAAGCACCTTACTGATCAGCTGAAGTGAGTCTTCCGCCACGCCGCAGCTGCTTCACAATTCTATCACTTGTTCAGTGACCCACAGTGGtactgtaaggctgccttcatatctgcattggaacctacaAATACAGTTTCCATCACAGATCCCGCACAACGTATTGTAAGAAATAGCACTACATGTAgtgtttttttcttctggtaaaatgacaggcagctgagcggaaactgaaaggaccccaatatagtcaatgcgGACTGTtctgttccatcataagatggacccGTTAAGCCAGGAGATTCCTCTTTcatgctccccaaacagagcaggaaaattgacttcctgccacagatgtgaaggcagcccaaCTCTTTTCAATTGACATGGGAATGGAATGGGGAAAAAAGACAATTCTGCATTTTAAATTTACATTGTTCACTATTGGACTTATATTACAGGTCATCTGTTTTGTTCTGTGGATATGTCCGATTAAGACCTTGCCAATCATATAAAGATTTCTATTATTGCACAATAGCAGAACATTTCTTGATTTCATGGCATCAAAAATTGTAAAGTATGTTTGGAAATATTTTACATATTCTAGttgaaaatgttttttcaaaCTTTGCCCAAACTTGGTGCTTTTACTAAATATACAataattctatcagtctatttttaccacctaaatgaggaGTGTCTAGTTTTGAaagtggggtaatttgtgggggttctttcgttttggccgctcaagggctctacaagtgggcaatgggacctaattcaccttcaagcaaaatgtctgttctgaaagccaccggctgctccttttggttcgggccccattgtgcatgcagacagaagattaggaccacaacgggtatgtttctttTATTAAAGTAAACATAAAATATACTAGTATACAATTTATATGTAAGATGATTGCCAGTGATACCGGTGCTTATACAGTTTTATAAGCTGCCATAAAAACaatctttaagggctcagtcacacgagcgttttgaaGCATGAATTTTTAAATGCATGAGTTATGggttcaaaaatttgcatgaccgaagcggGCACCGCGgcagaaaaaacgctgctagcagagtttatccgctcaaaaaaaaacgctgcccactatcccctactGCGgctttgacagctgcagcaggggattccttgaatgggaaacccctggatgctgtcacatccaggtgtttcacctgtggtcaatggggctggcggcagctgtggtggccccattgacatacagagaatatcgcgatcctctgctacaactgtgacagctgtggcagaggatttcttcatctccgcagggagttcCATTGTCACTGGAGAccatgacagcattgtcacagtgtctagtgaaaatTGGAATCCCCGCGGAGAtgtagaaatcctctgccacagctgtgacagctgtggcattggagagcgatgttctcccattgaattcaatggagccggcaatataatcaatccaaaatgtgtaaaaaataaaaaataaaaaagtatactcacctctctgcaactGCCAGGGCTTAGCCGCATCCAGccttctcttctcctgcactgctctgaggttttttcagcagacagggatttaaaatccctgtctgctgaaagggctgcctctgattggcttagcactgTGAAtaaattagaggcagctctcggctattgaatgacagctgagagctgcctgtgattggtccctgcgctcagccaatcagaggcagcactcacccagaggcagctgtattgctggctccattgaattcaatgggagaacatcgctctcctctgccacagctgtcacagctatggtagagggtcgcaatcttcactatatgttctcaatggggtcggcgctgctgccaccagccccgttAAGCGCAAGGTGAAAACCCTGGATGCGAAAAAATTAAACtggtttgccgcagttacatgcatACTTTGAACTGGTGTCCAATAATTTTTGCCGCGTGCGTTTGTGCGAATGTTAAATTCGCATGTGCCTCCTcccattaaaaagcattggttctatttagatgcgtCCGGCAAACGCAACTGACAAACGCGCgtacaaatgcctgtgtgactgagccctaaactgGTAATGAACAGAACTAAATCAAACATAGAAGTTACCTTAGCAATTTTCACAGCTGACCCATATCCTGTAGAGAATGCACAACCCATGAGGAAAACCTTATCCAGTGGTGCATCCGGATGTATCTTAGCAACTGCAATGTCATCAACCACTGTGTACTCCGTAAAAGTGCTGGTATTGACGAAGTTATAAACAGGTTTCCCCTTGCATGTAAATCTAGTAGTGTTGTCCAATAGCAATCCCGTGAATTTCCACATGCTATTTtaaagaaatggaaaaagacgTTGACTGGAAACCTTCTATAATATAAGGTTTGTCACTTATAGAATTATCTACAAAATTTCAGCtagattaaaagggttgtctcacctCTAGctcttttgctgcaggaagcagacagctctgtaccttgcgcagtggtctgggttggtattgcaggctaagtctcattcactttaatagaacacagcctgcagtaccaacccaggccacggTATAATGTACAGAACTGTCTACTGCAAAACAGCGAGAAGTGAAAATCAATAAGAGCCGTGCCTACAGTTCCAAGCCCTGcgcactacatgggaggtcggcgcgcaggcttccgctctgacctctgtgcatTTGGAGCGAAAGCCTCCGTGCTGACCTCCCATAACGGCCAGCAATTGGAACTGCAGGCATGActttcattggtttcaatgagagccgtgcctgcagttacaagcgccggccactacac
The Eleutherodactylus coqui strain aEleCoq1 unplaced genomic scaffold, aEleCoq1.hap1 HAP1_SCAFFOLD_120, whole genome shotgun sequence genome window above contains:
- the LOC136601739 gene encoding alcohol dehydrogenase 1-like, with product MATAGKVIKCKAAVCWGPKQPLSIEEIEVAPPKAHEVRIKIVSAGICRSDDHVIHGDLSSIKFPIILGHEAAGIVESVGEGVTNLQPGDKVIPLCIPQCGKCRCCKNPDSNFCDKSDMWKFTGLLLDNTTRFTCKGKPVYNFVNTSTFTEYTVVDDIAVAKIHPDAPLDKVFLMGCAFSTGYGSAVKIAKVKPGSSCVVFGLGGVGLSVIIGCKVAGAAKIIGVDINCDKFAKAKELGATECINPKDYDRPIHEVLAEMTDGGVDYAFEVIGNIGVMTSALSSSFFGCGKTVIVGVAPSNATMTFDPMLMLTGRILCGSVLGGWKTKDDVPKLVEDYMNKKFELDGLITHKLPLEKINEGFELLRKGESIRTVLCL